The Vescimonas coprocola genome includes a window with the following:
- a CDS encoding SoxR reducing system RseC family protein, whose amino-acid sequence MTQIATVEKILPGGFVEISVPRKSACGHDCEECAGCGMTGAAIHARAKDPVGVRPGQKVVVESATRKILGVVALVYLLPVVGFLLGYFLSEGLAEGVRYAIAIGAAALAFLPSVAYDRHAKKTEALTYTVVREF is encoded by the coding sequence ATGACACAGATCGCAACGGTTGAAAAGATATTGCCCGGCGGCTTCGTGGAGATATCCGTCCCCCGAAAGTCTGCCTGCGGCCACGACTGTGAGGAATGCGCCGGCTGCGGCATGACCGGTGCCGCCATCCACGCACGGGCCAAGGACCCTGTGGGGGTCCGGCCGGGGCAGAAGGTGGTGGTGGAGAGCGCTACCCGGAAGATATTGGGCGTAGTAGCCCTGGTGTATCTGCTGCCGGTGGTGGGCTTCCTGCTGGGCTACTTCCTGTCGGAGGGACTGGCGGAGGGCGTCCGCTACGCCATCGCCATCGGCGCAGCGGCGCTGGCCTTCCTGCCCAGCGTGGCCTATGACCGCCACGCCAAAAAGACGGAGGCCCTGACCTACACGGTGGTGCGGGAGTTCTGA
- the gmk gene encoding guanylate kinase gives MQRRGKTFIVSGPSGVGKSTVLKALFDQRTDLYFSISATTRDPRPGEVDGVHYHFIPAEEFHRMVEEDEFLEYAEYVGNFYGTPKKYVDRAMDDGRDVILDIEIQGANQICAKRPETVRIFIAPPSWVELERRLTARGTDSQEVIQSRLLRAKVELQTASSYDYLVINDTVEQAVAEMAAILCAEHCRPAERLEQLLHK, from the coding sequence GTGCAGAGAAGAGGTAAGACATTCATCGTATCTGGTCCCTCCGGTGTAGGAAAAAGCACCGTGCTGAAGGCGCTGTTTGATCAGCGGACGGACCTGTATTTTTCCATTTCCGCCACCACCCGTGACCCCCGTCCTGGGGAGGTGGACGGTGTCCACTACCACTTCATCCCGGCGGAGGAGTTCCACCGGATGGTGGAGGAGGACGAGTTTCTGGAGTATGCCGAGTACGTAGGCAACTTCTACGGTACCCCCAAGAAGTACGTGGACCGTGCCATGGATGACGGTCGGGACGTCATTCTGGACATCGAGATCCAAGGCGCCAACCAGATCTGCGCCAAGCGACCGGAGACGGTGCGAATTTTCATCGCACCCCCTTCATGGGTGGAGCTGGAGCGCCGCCTTACCGCCCGTGGTACCGACAGTCAGGAGGTCATCCAGAGCCGCCTGCTGCGGGCCAAGGTGGAGCTGCAAACCGCCAGCAGCTACGACTATCTGGTCATCAACGATACCGTGGAGCAGGCGGTGGCGGAGATGGCGGCCATTCTGTGCGCCGAGCACTGCCGCCCGGCGGAGCGTCTGGAGCAGCTCCTGCATAAATAA
- the priA gene encoding replication restart helicase PriA: protein MTQIAKVAVAAATYAIDKPYDYLVPSGMELSVGCRVTVPFGRGNRTAEGMVLQLRQEVPAKPLKAIRNLLDQEPVLSEKEIRLALWMRQRYFCTFYDALHTILPAAVWYRYREIWSLCPTAEEGLTEREQAVCRMLSDGPQERETLCTALGEDIPPVLYQMKKKGLVSVETETSRKVKDHMVELASLAAPAQEVLERLERRRRSAPRQYEAAAFLAKCGETTVHDLCYFTGATRQTLRSLEKQGLIALRSREEYRISPREYGVPAEEITLNQQQQEAYDSILRQTETGRAGVTLLQGVTGSGKTLVYIRLAQTLLEQGKSVMILVPEIALTPQMMARFTAYFGRKVALLHSGLRLTERWDQYKRIRRGEAAVVLGTRSAVFAPLERLGLIILDEEQESSYESEKAPCYHARDIAKYRCVQEGARLVLGSATPTVETAYYARKGDYGLCRLTERFNQRRLPQVILADMRRELRDGNFSCISRPLQQELERNLAAGEQSILFLNRRGSSRQLLCPQCGYVPQCPRCSVYLTYHSANRRMMCHYCGHSQPAPDTCPDCGGAMKHIGFGTQKVEEELTRLFPGTELLRMDADTVGEGHEKLLREFQRRRIPILLGTQMVAKGLDFAGVTLVGVLAADLSLYVDHYRAAERTFSLLTQVVGRAGRGEKEGRAVIQTYTPRNDVILAAAEQDYDRFYDDEIRLRRLRRDPPFADHFTLTVTGPEEEPVRRACAQLCAALRQALSQEPYRAMEPEVLGPAPAPVVKLNNRYRYRITVVGQNEKPLRQLLAAYMKAFARRPEHRNMAVHTDCNLMD from the coding sequence ATGACGCAGATCGCCAAGGTCGCTGTGGCGGCGGCTACCTACGCCATTGACAAGCCCTACGACTATCTGGTGCCGTCCGGTATGGAGCTCTCCGTGGGCTGCCGGGTCACGGTACCCTTCGGGCGGGGCAACCGCACCGCCGAGGGCATGGTGCTTCAGCTGCGGCAGGAGGTGCCTGCCAAGCCCCTGAAGGCCATCCGCAATCTACTGGATCAGGAGCCGGTGCTGTCGGAGAAGGAGATACGGCTGGCCCTCTGGATGCGCCAGCGGTACTTCTGCACCTTCTACGATGCCCTGCACACCATCCTCCCGGCGGCGGTGTGGTATCGCTACCGGGAGATCTGGAGCCTCTGCCCCACGGCAGAGGAGGGCCTTACGGAACGGGAGCAGGCGGTGTGCCGGATGCTCTCCGACGGCCCGCAGGAGCGGGAGACCCTCTGCACCGCACTGGGGGAGGATATCCCGCCGGTGCTGTATCAGATGAAAAAGAAGGGACTGGTTTCCGTGGAGACGGAGACCAGCCGCAAGGTAAAGGACCACATGGTGGAGCTGGCGTCCTTAGCCGCCCCGGCGCAGGAGGTGCTGGAGCGTCTGGAGCGCCGCCGCCGGTCCGCCCCCCGGCAGTATGAAGCTGCGGCGTTTCTGGCCAAGTGCGGCGAGACCACGGTTCACGACCTGTGCTATTTCACCGGCGCTACCCGCCAGACCCTCCGCAGTCTGGAGAAGCAGGGCCTCATCGCCCTCCGCAGCCGGGAGGAGTACCGCATCTCCCCACGGGAGTACGGTGTCCCGGCGGAGGAGATCACCCTGAACCAACAGCAGCAGGAGGCCTATGATTCCATTCTCCGCCAGACGGAGACGGGCCGGGCCGGGGTGACGCTTTTACAGGGCGTCACCGGCAGCGGCAAGACGCTGGTGTATATCCGTCTGGCACAGACCCTGCTGGAGCAGGGAAAGTCCGTGATGATCCTGGTGCCGGAGATCGCCCTGACCCCTCAGATGATGGCTCGGTTCACCGCCTACTTCGGCCGAAAGGTGGCGCTGCTGCACAGCGGCCTGCGGCTGACGGAGCGGTGGGATCAGTATAAGCGCATCCGCCGGGGCGAGGCTGCGGTGGTGCTGGGGACCCGCTCGGCGGTGTTCGCCCCGCTGGAACGGCTGGGCCTCATTATACTGGACGAGGAGCAGGAGAGCTCCTACGAATCGGAAAAAGCCCCGTGCTACCACGCACGGGATATTGCCAAATACCGCTGCGTACAGGAGGGAGCCCGTCTGGTGCTGGGCTCCGCCACCCCCACGGTGGAGACGGCCTATTACGCCCGCAAGGGGGATTACGGCCTCTGCCGCCTGACGGAGCGCTTCAATCAGCGCCGTCTGCCGCAGGTCATTCTGGCGGATATGCGCCGGGAGCTGCGGGACGGCAATTTCAGCTGTATCAGCCGCCCTCTTCAGCAGGAGCTGGAGCGGAATCTGGCGGCGGGGGAGCAGAGCATCCTGTTTCTGAACCGCCGGGGCAGCAGCCGCCAGCTGCTGTGTCCCCAGTGCGGCTACGTTCCCCAGTGTCCCCGGTGCAGCGTCTACCTCACCTACCATTCCGCCAACAGGCGGATGATGTGCCACTACTGCGGCCACTCCCAGCCTGCGCCGGATACCTGTCCCGACTGCGGCGGCGCCATGAAGCATATCGGCTTCGGTACACAGAAGGTGGAGGAGGAGCTGACCCGGCTCTTTCCCGGTACGGAGCTTCTGCGGATGGATGCCGATACCGTGGGAGAGGGCCACGAGAAGCTCCTGCGGGAGTTCCAGCGCCGCCGCATCCCCATTCTGCTGGGGACTCAGATGGTGGCCAAGGGACTGGATTTCGCCGGGGTGACGCTGGTGGGCGTGCTGGCGGCGGATCTGTCGCTGTACGTGGATCACTACCGGGCGGCGGAGCGCACCTTCAGCCTGCTGACGCAGGTGGTGGGCCGGGCCGGCCGGGGGGAGAAGGAGGGCCGTGCGGTGATCCAGACCTACACCCCCCGCAACGACGTGATCCTGGCGGCGGCGGAGCAGGACTATGACCGCTTCTACGACGATGAGATCCGTCTGCGGCGTCTGCGGCGTGACCCGCCCTTTGCCGACCACTTTACCCTCACCGTCACCGGCCCGGAGGAGGAGCCGGTGCGCCGGGCCTGCGCCCAGCTGTGCGCTGCTCTGCGGCAGGCGCTGTCGCAGGAGCCGTACCGGGCCATGGAGCCGGAGGTGCTGGGGCCTGCCCCGGCCCCGGTGGTGAAGCTGAACAACCGCTACCGCTACCGGATCACGGTGGTGGGCCAAAACGAAAAACCGCTCCGCCAGCTGCTGGCGGCCTATATGAAGGCCTTCGCCCGTCGCCCGGAGCATCGCAATATGGCGGTCCACACGGACTGCAATCTGATGGATTAG
- a CDS encoding DnaJ domain-containing protein has protein sequence MRDPYQVLGVPSTATDEEVKKAYRNLAKKYHPDNYHDDPLADLAQEKMKEINEAYEEIQNQRKRGASGNGYGAYGGSYGGSYGGYGAGGYGGSYDPAIQRIRLAIRQGNLNLAEELLNARSDHNAEWNFLKGAICFKRGWLDEAKRYYETAVQMDPGNPEYQQALAMAEGRSAGYRPAGYSRVTTGGCDDPCTRLCGTMLCCNLLGGGGYFCCI, from the coding sequence ATGCGTGATCCCTATCAGGTGCTGGGTGTCCCCAGCACCGCCACAGACGAGGAAGTCAAAAAAGCCTATCGGAATCTGGCCAAAAAGTACCATCCCGATAACTATCACGACGATCCCCTGGCCGATCTGGCACAGGAGAAGATGAAGGAGATCAACGAGGCCTACGAGGAGATCCAGAACCAGCGCAAGCGCGGCGCCTCCGGCAATGGCTACGGAGCCTACGGCGGCAGCTATGGTGGCTCCTACGGCGGCTACGGTGCCGGCGGCTACGGCGGCAGCTATGACCCCGCCATCCAGCGCATCCGTCTGGCCATCCGTCAGGGGAACCTGAATCTGGCGGAGGAGCTGCTCAACGCCCGCAGCGACCATAACGCCGAGTGGAACTTCCTGAAGGGAGCCATATGCTTCAAACGGGGCTGGCTGGATGAGGCCAAGCGCTATTATGAGACGGCGGTGCAGATGGACCCCGGCAACCCGGAGTACCAGCAGGCACTGGCTATGGCGGAGGGTCGCTCCGCCGGCTACCGCCCCGCCGGATACAGCCGTGTTACCACCGGTGGCTGCGACGATCCCTGCACCCGCCTGTGCGGTACCATGCTGTGCTGCAATCTGCTGGGCGGCGGTGGCTATTTCTGTTGTATATAA
- the rpoZ gene encoding DNA-directed RNA polymerase subunit omega, translating into MMLYPAMNKLTEYIPNRYMMVNVVARRARQIAEEAEATGQHLDEKPVTLAIHEVAEGKFDAHTIDTEIEED; encoded by the coding sequence ATGATGCTGTATCCCGCAATGAACAAGCTGACGGAGTATATCCCCAACCGTTATATGATGGTGAATGTGGTGGCCCGCCGGGCCCGCCAGATCGCTGAGGAGGCCGAGGCTACCGGCCAGCATTTGGACGAGAAGCCGGTGACGCTGGCCATCCATGAGGTGGCTGAGGGCAAGTTCGACGCCCACACCATCGACACGGAGATCGAGGAAGACTGA
- a CDS encoding DUF5685 family protein, whose translation MFGYVRPAADRLTQEQTDLFRSAYCGLCRTLGRRYGLPARMILNYDLAFLAILLAGGSGFSCARHRCPVHPIRGCPCGEENPALDAAADLSVILTWWQLRDGVTDHGFFGGLKYRLAALFVRRSYRKAARLRPDFDRLVQGCLGELTALERENCPSIDRPADTFARLLAGAAEEEPDPVRRRVLAQLLYHLGRWIYLTDAADDLAKDQRSGSYNPLPLRFSVQEGKLTEESRQELAQTMDRSVERMAAAFELLECGVWQPVIESVVYAGLYQVGNAVLNGTFHQRPRREKYPERKAGHGDA comes from the coding sequence ATGTTCGGCTATGTGCGTCCTGCGGCGGATCGGCTGACTCAGGAGCAGACAGACCTGTTCCGCAGCGCCTACTGCGGCCTGTGCCGCACGCTGGGACGGCGGTACGGCCTGCCGGCCCGGATGATTTTGAACTACGATCTGGCCTTTCTGGCCATTCTGCTGGCCGGCGGCAGCGGCTTTTCCTGCGCTCGCCATCGCTGCCCGGTGCATCCCATCCGGGGCTGCCCCTGCGGGGAAGAAAACCCGGCGCTGGATGCGGCGGCGGATCTCAGCGTCATCCTGACCTGGTGGCAGCTGCGTGACGGCGTGACGGATCACGGCTTCTTCGGGGGCCTGAAATACCGGCTGGCCGCCCTGTTTGTCCGCCGCAGCTATCGCAAGGCCGCCCGCCTGCGGCCGGATTTTGACCGGCTGGTGCAGGGCTGCCTGGGAGAACTGACGGCGCTGGAGCGGGAGAACTGTCCCTCCATTGACCGTCCGGCGGATACCTTCGCCCGGCTGCTGGCCGGTGCGGCAGAGGAGGAGCCGGATCCTGTCCGGCGGCGGGTGCTGGCGCAGCTGCTGTACCATCTGGGCCGCTGGATATACCTGACGGACGCAGCGGACGATCTGGCCAAGGACCAGCGCAGCGGCAGCTACAATCCGCTGCCCCTGCGATTTTCGGTGCAGGAGGGCAAGCTGACGGAGGAGAGCCGTCAGGAGCTGGCCCAGACCATGGATCGGTCCGTGGAGCGGATGGCGGCGGCCTTCGAGCTGTTGGAGTGCGGCGTATGGCAGCCGGTCATTGAAAGTGTGGTATATGCGGGGCTGTATCAGGTGGGAAACGCCGTTTTGAACGGCACCTTCCATCAGCGGCCCCGGAGAGAGAAATACCCTGAACGAAAGGCAGGACACGGCGATGCGTGA
- a CDS encoding YicC/YloC family endoribonuclease, whose product MVKSMTGYGRARETRNKRDITVEVRSVNNRYLDCTVKLPRAYVFAEDAIKGRVQKAVSRGKVDVFVTIDSSAADVSVVKVNEPLARSYYEALLRLKETFGLSGEVTPVELSRCPDVLSVTKAEEDLETLAEDICQVTDAALAAYNRMRSVEGVKLAEDIAGRADTIEDTVARVEAQSPQTVSAYRERLESKMREVLASTTIDEARILTETAIFADKIAVDEETVRLHSHLSQLRDMLRGDEPVGRKLDFLIQEINRECNTIGSKCSDLTITQDVVNMKAEVEKIREQVQNIE is encoded by the coding sequence GTGGTCAAGAGCATGACCGGCTATGGCCGGGCGAGAGAAACAAGAAACAAGCGGGATATCACCGTGGAGGTGCGTTCCGTCAACAACCGGTATCTGGACTGTACTGTGAAGCTGCCCAGAGCCTATGTATTCGCTGAGGATGCCATCAAGGGCCGTGTCCAGAAGGCGGTGTCACGGGGCAAGGTGGACGTGTTCGTCACCATCGACTCCTCCGCTGCGGACGTGTCCGTGGTGAAGGTGAACGAGCCACTGGCCCGCAGCTACTATGAGGCACTGCTGCGGCTAAAAGAGACCTTCGGCCTGTCGGGGGAGGTCACCCCGGTGGAGCTGTCCCGCTGCCCGGACGTCCTCTCCGTCACCAAGGCGGAGGAGGATCTGGAGACGCTGGCGGAGGACATCTGTCAGGTGACGGATGCGGCGCTGGCGGCCTATAACCGGATGCGAAGTGTGGAGGGCGTGAAGCTGGCAGAGGATATCGCCGGCCGAGCCGATACCATCGAGGACACCGTGGCCCGTGTGGAGGCGCAGTCTCCCCAGACGGTGTCGGCCTACCGGGAGCGGCTGGAGAGCAAGATGCGGGAGGTGCTGGCTTCCACCACCATCGACGAGGCCCGTATCCTGACGGAGACAGCCATCTTTGCCGATAAGATCGCCGTGGACGAGGAGACGGTGCGCCTGCACAGCCACCTGTCCCAGCTGCGGGATATGCTGCGGGGGGATGAACCCGTGGGCCGGAAGCTGGATTTCCTCATTCAGGAGATCAACCGGGAGTGCAATACCATCGGCTCCAAGTGCAGCGACCTGACCATTACGCAGGACGTGGTGAACATGAAGGCCGAGGTGGAGAAGATCCGGGAGCAGGTGCAGAACATCGAGTAA
- a CDS encoding DUF370 domain-containing protein, translating to MELVNIGFGNLIAAGRLIAVVSPDSAPIKRLIQETRDGGMLIDATYGRKTASVLIMDSDHVVLSALPAEKLAPRLGVRLEDLTEEEA from the coding sequence ATGGAGCTGGTAAACATCGGATTCGGCAACCTCATTGCCGCCGGGCGGCTCATCGCCGTGGTAAGCCCGGATTCGGCCCCCATCAAGCGACTCATTCAGGAGACAAGGGACGGCGGGATGCTCATCGACGCCACCTATGGCCGAAAAACGGCGTCGGTACTTATTATGGACAGTGACCATGTGGTGCTGTCGGCACTGCCGGCGGAGAAGCTGGCGCCCCGTCTGGGCGTCCGGCTGGAGGATCTGACAGAGGAGGAAGCTTAA